A region of Desulfovibrio sp. DNA encodes the following proteins:
- a CDS encoding potassium-transporting ATPase subunit C has translation MLTITLLRRSLVFLCIMSALTCAYTGVLSLAGNALFPFQAQGSILNLHGRHYSTLLGQPFSAPNHLWGRPVSADLETYTEDGKPLFYAGPSNKSPALPEYATTVQQRLEQIRLAHPEKAGQPVPADLLTESGSGLDPHISPAAAEYQVERLTHSTGFTSAEVRRTIAMYTEGRTLGLLGEARVNVLMVNLALDGLLPNGRTAHQAADTATTQPR, from the coding sequence ATGCTTACCATCACCCTGCTGCGACGTTCGCTGGTTTTTCTGTGCATCATGTCGGCCCTTACCTGTGCCTATACGGGCGTGCTCAGCCTTGCGGGCAATGCGCTGTTTCCCTTTCAGGCGCAAGGCAGTATCCTGAACCTGCACGGCAGGCACTACAGCACACTGCTGGGCCAGCCCTTCAGCGCGCCAAACCATCTATGGGGCCGCCCCGTAAGCGCTGATCTGGAGACCTATACGGAAGACGGCAAGCCGCTGTTTTACGCTGGCCCCAGCAACAAAAGCCCGGCATTGCCGGAATACGCAACCACAGTGCAGCAGCGCCTTGAACAGATACGGCTCGCGCATCCCGAAAAGGCGGGCCAGCCTGTACCCGCTGACCTGCTGACAGAATCGGGCAGCGGCCTTGATCCGCACATTTCACCCGCCGCAGCGGAATATCAGGTAGAGCGGCTGACCCACTCCACCGGCTTTACGTCTGCAGAAGTGCGCCGTACCATAGCCATGTACACCGAAGGGCGCACTCTTGGCCTGCTGGGCGAGGCCCGCGTCAACGTGCTGATGGTCAATCTGGCGCTCGACGGGCTGCTGCCCAACGGCAGAACTGCGCACCAGGCCGCAGACACGGCAACAACCCAGCCCCGCTGA